The Bradyrhizobium betae genomic interval TCCGCTGCGCCTGATCGTGCCGGGCTATTACGGCACCTATTGGGTGAAGCACCTCAACGAGATCACCGTCGTCGACAACGTCTATGACGGCTTCTGGATGAAGTCGGCCTATCGCATTCCGGACACGCCGAACAACGCGATCGAGCCCGGCACGGCGCCGAAGGCGACCATCCCGATCAACCGCTTCACCATCCGCTCCTTCATCACCAGCCTCAGTGACGGCGCCAGGCTGAAGGCGGGACGGACGACGCTGCGCGGCATCGCCTTCGACGGCGGCAAGGGCATCAAGGACGTCGCGGTCTCCATCGATGGCGGCAAGACCTGGACCAGTGCCAATCTCGGCAAGGATCTCGGCAAATACTCGTTCCGCGAATGGAAGCTGCCGGTGAAGCTCGCGGCGGGCGAGGTCGAGCTCAAGGTCCGCGCGACCGGCAATGGCGGCGAGACGCAGCCGGATACGCCGCGCTGGAATCCCGCGGGTTATTTACGCAACGTCGTCGAAACCGTCCGCGTCAGCGTGGCCTGAGGGAGAATGATCATGCAGCGCACCGTTCTCCTCGCGATCTCACTCGCCTTCGCCGCCGTCGTCGGTTCGGCACTTGCCGCGCCGGTCAATTACAAGACACCCGACGAGGTCGCCGCCTTCAAGCCCGGCCCCAATCTCGAGATCGTGCAGGGCAATTGCACGGCGTGCCACTCGTCCGATTACATCGCCACGCAGCCGCCGATGAAGGACAGGAAAGGCTTCTGGCAAGCCGAGGTGACCAAGATGATCAAGGTCTATGGCGCGCCGATCGACGATGCCGATGTCGGCAAGATCGTCGATTATCTGGCCGCGACATATTGACGGATGGCTTTCGGCGTGCGGGCCGATTGACCGCGAAACGGGCAAAACCGGTAAAAACGCCGCGAAGTTGAGCGGAATTCGGCGAAATGCAGATGTGGTTTGATCTATGAAGGCCCCAACATTCCGCGTATCTTATTAGGACCGAACCGGCCGGTTGGCGGGGACTGGCGGTTCGAGATCTCGGAGGAAGACCCGCGGAGAAGACGTGATGGCTAAAGGTACGGTCAAGTGGTTCAACCCGACGAAGGGTTATGGATTTATCCAGCCTGCGTCGGGCGGCAAGGATGTGTTCGTGCATATCTCGGCAGTGCAGAAAGCCGGCCTGTCCTCGCTCAACGAAGGACAGACGGTGGAATACGAAGAGATCGCAAACCGGGGCAAGACCTCCGCAGAGAACCTCAAAGTATAAGCCCGGCAGCCTTTGCTGCCTCCCGGATTGATCCGGGAGCGGGCCAAGAAAATTTCAGAAGACGGCCAGTGCATTCGACGACAGGCGTTGCGACTGCACAAGGATAGCTATTTTGCCTTTGAAGACCGCTCGTTCGACGCCGCAGCAATGACAATCGCGACAGCATTTCGTTACTCCACCGGCAACGGTGCGTCGCGCTTGATCTCCTCCATCACCGCATAGGTCCGCGTCTCGCGCACGCCCGGCATCGACAGAAGGGTCTCGCCGAGGAAGCGTCGGTAGGCGGTCATGTCCGCAAGCCGCGCCTTCACAAGATAGTCGAAGCCGCCTGCAACCATGTGACACTCCAGCACCTCGGGCGCGAGTTTCACCGCGCGCGCGAACCGGTCGAAATTGTCGGGCGTGGTCTTGTCGAGCAGCACCTCGACGAACACGAGCAAGCCGAGGCCGAGCCGGTGCGGATTGAGCCGCGCTCCGTAGCCTTCGACAAAACCCTCACGCTGGAGGCGCTTCAGC includes:
- a CDS encoding cytochrome c codes for the protein MQRTVLLAISLAFAAVVGSALAAPVNYKTPDEVAAFKPGPNLEIVQGNCTACHSSDYIATQPPMKDRKGFWQAEVTKMIKVYGAPIDDADVGKIVDYLAATY
- a CDS encoding cold-shock protein — translated: MAKGTVKWFNPTKGYGFIQPASGGKDVFVHISAVQKAGLSSLNEGQTVEYEEIANRGKTSAENLKV
- a CDS encoding Lrp/AsnC ligand binding domain-containing protein, which codes for MELDRTDRKILAILQQDGRIANVELAERIGLSPTSIGERLKRLQREGFVEGYGARLNPHRLGLGLLVFVEVLLDKTTPDNFDRFARAVKLAPEVLECHMVAGGFDYLVKARLADMTAYRRFLGETLLSMPGVRETRTYAVMEEIKRDAPLPVE